The following DNA comes from Candidatus Peregrinibacteria bacterium.
CAGAAGGAACAGAAATCCAATTGGAACTTGAATCCGCATTTGATCTTATTGCTTCTTCTAGAGAAAAGTCGGTACTTGTTTCTGGTGAGTTCCCTTTGCGAGGACAACGAAGAACTGTCTCTTTAAGCTCACTTGCTGTCACTCCTGCTGAGAACTTTTCTCCTTTTGGTTCTATTCCGAGAGGTGCAGGCAATGTTCCACTCTTTGCACTTGATTTCACTTCTGCAGCAGAGGATGTCACGGTTTCTTCTCTTGTTCTCGCCAGAAAAGGACTCTGGGAAAAAGATTCTGTAGATGAATTTCGTTTGCAAGCAGAAGGAAATAATGAAGTCTTTCGAGGAAATTGGAAAAATAATCGAGAAATAGAGTTCCAAACATCATTTATAGTGCCAGCAGGAGAAAAACGACAAATTACTATTTTTGGAGATATTTCGCGAGAAACGTCGGATAATATTTCCATTGGACTAGCACTCGAATCTAACACAAGTATTGTCGCTCTCGGAGAAACGGGAGCATCAGTTCCGGTGCGTATACCGCTTGAGACAACCGCATCAAAAACCATTGGGCAAGAAAAAGAAGAAGTTCTTCACCTGAAAATAATAGATTCTCCAAACGCTCTTCTCTCTGGAACGCAAGACAATATTCTCGCAACTTTTTCTGCAGAAGTTTCTGGAGACACTCCACTCGAAGTTCGAAAAATTGTAAGCAATATTTCGGGCATTTCTGGAGAAGCACTCACGAATGTTCGTCTTGTTTCCTCGACGGGAGATATTCTTTCTCGGGGAATTGTGGCTGGGAACACTCTTATTTTTTCTGATGCCTTTCCCGTTCTTTCAGGAGAGCCTCTTTCTCTCTTTTTGCGAGCAGATGTCAGCGCTTCTGAGAAAACTTCTTTCCATGTCAGCATTGAAGAGGCTTCTGCTCTTTCTGTTATAGATCTCGTTTCAAGAGAAGGGGTGAGTGTTACGGGAGCCTTTCCTCTGGAAACGAATACTTTTGATCTTCAGCTTTTTCCTGAAAAGAGTGCGGTTATTGTGAGCTCTGTTTTTGTTCCGGGAAAAGAAGTGTCGCGCGGAGAAAAAGACGTGACATGGGGAAAAATTCGTCTTCTCGCCACGCAAAATAATGAGCAGGTAACACGTTTGGCATTTCTCATTCCAAAAGGAGCGGAAGATACTCTCGAAAATATTCGTTTTGTAAATGGAGGAATGTCATATCGGGGAGATTTGGAAACGGGACTTGTGATTTTTGAGGAGAATATTCGTCTCGAAAAAGATCAGGAATCAGAATGGTCGCTCGTTGGCGATGTTCGTGCAGGGGCGGCATTGGGGTCTTCTTTTTGGTATACCATAACGAACGCCGCTCAGATTCGCACTTCAGCAAATGCAGAGAGCATTCCTGTTCTTGGAGGATTTCCTCTTATGGGAAATCAATTTAAAGTTGGCGAAAATGAACCCCTCTTTTGTACCATGACCTATCAGCCCGTATGTGGACGAACCTATTCTTCACTTCCTTGTCCTTCCTCAGAAGGATGCACGCCAATAAACATAACCTTCTCTAATTCTTGCGAACTCAATAATGCAAAAGCGACCTTTTTGTATTCTGGTTCTTGCGATTCTCCAGAATCTGTTGGCGAAAAACCGGTTTTTCCTTTACCTGTCACATCCGATTTTCCTGATGTTTCAGAAACAAATACTTTTCGTGATGCAATTGTCTCCCTAAAAGAGAACAAGATTGTCCAGGGATTTTCTGATGGAACATTTCGTCCAGAAGATTCTATTGGACGCGCCGCGTTTTTAAAAATTGTTATGGGTGCCATTGCCGATGCCAATGATTTTTCTTCGTGTGCAACGGAAGAGGCGAAAGATGGTGTTGTTTTTTTCTCGGACGTTCCTGAAAACGAGTGGTTTGCGCCGTATGTATGCGAAGCCGTTCGACGAGGAATTGTTAATGGATACCCCGACGGCACTTTTCGTCCGGGAAATGATGTTTCGTTTGCAGAAGCGGCAAAAATAGCAGGAATTGCTTTTGGTGCGGAATTTTCGGGAGATGTTCCGTGGTACGAACCATTTGTTCGATTTTTGTCGGAGCGAAGAGCTATTCCGATTGGTGTTTCTCAGCTTTCACATGTTTTGACTCGTGGCGAAATGGCAGAAATTATCTGGCGATTACGAGACAGGGTGACAAATAAAGAGTCGTATTCGGCAGAAGAGGTGCTGTCGAACAACTGATTTTCCATATACTTCATGAGGAGTTCCTTGCCATGCGAACCAAAAATAAGGAAAATAGGAACAACTTTTTTTTCCATGGAAGACTGTATATTTTGTAAAATTTCAGAAGGATCAATTCCTGCAAAAAAAGTGTACGAAGATGAATTTGTGCTTGCCTTTCATGATATTCATCCGAAAGCAAAAACACATATTCTTGTTGTTCCAAAAGCACACACCCCTTCCCTTTCGGAGGCAAAAGAAAAAGATGAAGCAATTCTTGGAAAACTTCTTCTTACTGTTCAAAAGGTGGCAAAAGACCAGGGACTTTCTGGATACAAAGTTCTTATGAATGTAAACCGTGAAGGCGGACAAGTGGTGTTTCATCTTCACCTTCACTTGTTGGGAGGAGGAAAAATAGACCTCGAACATTGCTAATACCACACTCAAAAAAAATGTAATGAGAATTATTTTTCTTTATCTTCCTTTTTCGATTGATTTCTCAGCGACTTGCAGTTCTTCAAGATCTTCTTGAGACAAAAAAACTTTCGGGTATTCTTCTCTCTGATCCATTTTCAGTACAGTTTTTTTGTGGTTTTCAAAGCTCAAATGCGCTTTTATTTATTCTC
Coding sequences within:
- a CDS encoding histidine triad nucleotide-binding protein; this translates as MEDCIFCKISEGSIPAKKVYEDEFVLAFHDIHPKAKTHILVVPKAHTPSLSEAKEKDEAILGKLLLTVQKVAKDQGLSGYKVLMNVNREGGQVVFHLHLHLLGGGKIDLEHC
- a CDS encoding S-layer homology domain-containing protein; protein product: MKTIFRYTFLFLLLLSLGGAPTYASSSATVTASLTPSDIPFLVRDKENKVATLTLTASGGDIDVQRITINYFGTAEKNDIYKARLYAEWGSYIDTAKITEGALSFTNPGPIALHDGETKTFMLIVELSSSARTGRTLGFELRGKGTLHVETTRYDEKLVALGEKTRTNALFILGEDGGAVLLPKFTDSYSSAVSRGESVPLADFSIRAEGEESGMITSLTFRFTGANISQSVKNIVLSSPQMDTEKFAPVSSSGTIVFTPDIPFSSGETLSFVVMGDVLDSAPEGTEIQLELESAFDLIASSREKSVLVSGEFPLRGQRRTVSLSSLAVTPAENFSPFGSIPRGAGNVPLFALDFTSAAEDVTVSSLVLARKGLWEKDSVDEFRLQAEGNNEVFRGNWKNNREIEFQTSFIVPAGEKRQITIFGDISRETSDNISIGLALESNTSIVALGETGASVPVRIPLETTASKTIGQEKEEVLHLKIIDSPNALLSGTQDNILATFSAEVSGDTPLEVRKIVSNISGISGEALTNVRLVSSTGDILSRGIVAGNTLIFSDAFPVLSGEPLSLFLRADVSASEKTSFHVSIEEASALSVIDLVSREGVSVTGAFPLETNTFDLQLFPEKSAVIVSSVFVPGKEVSRGEKDVTWGKIRLLATQNNEQVTRLAFLIPKGAEDTLENIRFVNGGMSYRGDLETGLVIFEENIRLEKDQESEWSLVGDVRAGAALGSSFWYTITNAAQIRTSANAESIPVLGGFPLMGNQFKVGENEPLFCTMTYQPVCGRTYSSLPCPSSEGCTPINITFSNSCELNNAKATFLYSGSCDSPESVGEKPVFPLPVTSDFPDVSETNTFRDAIVSLKENKIVQGFSDGTFRPEDSIGRAAFLKIVMGAIADANDFSSCATEEAKDGVVFFSDVPENEWFAPYVCEAVRRGIVNGYPDGTFRPGNDVSFAEAAKIAGIAFGAEFSGDVPWYEPFVRFLSERRAIPIGVSQLSHVLTRGEMAEIIWRLRDRVTNKESYSAEEVLSNN